The proteins below come from a single Papaver somniferum cultivar HN1 chromosome 11, ASM357369v1, whole genome shotgun sequence genomic window:
- the LOC113324843 gene encoding tetraspanin-6-like, producing the protein MYRFSNTVIGFLNLFTLLASIPIIGGGLWMARSSTTCESFLQTPLLVVGFIVLIVSLSGFIGACFNVAWALWVYLVVMLVLIGTLLSLTIFGFVVTSEGGGNVVTGRMYKEYRLQDYSSWLRTRVQDHNNWRAIRTCILGSKTCSKISTWTPLDYMSKDMSPVQSGCCKPPTSCDYAAATLVPQDPDCYRWSNSPAFLCYECDSCKAGVLEDVKNSWRKLSVLNIVVIVFLICIYSIGCCAFRNSRRCETDYPYGRNRMSKARPRWDYYWWRWWNERRDQLY; encoded by the exons ATGTATAGATTCAGTAACACAGTGATAGGTTTCTTAAATCTCTTCACACTCTTAGCTTCAATACCAATCATAGGTGGTGGGTTATGGATGGCAAGAAGTAGTACAACATGTGAAAGTTTCTTACAAACACCATTACTAGTTGTTGGATTCATAGTTCTTATAGTTTCCTTGTCAGGTTTCATTGGTGCTTGTTTTAATGTAGCTTGGGCACTCTGGGTTTACCTAGTGGTTATGTTAGTTCTTATTGGGACATTACTTTCATTGACCATATTTGGATTTGTTGTTACCAGTGAAGGTGGTGGGAATGTTGTAACTGGAAGGATGTATAAAGAGTATAGATTACAGGATTATTCTTCGTGGTTAAGAACTAGAGTTCAAGATCATAATAATTGGAGAGCTATTAGGACTTGtattttgggttctaaaactTGTTCTAAGATTTCTACTTGGACTCCTCTTGATTATATGTCCAAGGATATGTCACCTGTTCAG TCTGGCTGCTGCAAGCCTCCAACATCATGTGACTACGCAGCAGCAACATTGGTACCGCAAGATCCAGACTGCTATAGGTGGAGCAACTCACCAGCATTCTTATGTTATGAATGTGATTCTTGCAAGGCCGGCGTACTTGAGGATGTGAAGAATAGTTGGCGCAAGCTCTCTGTACTCAACATTGTTGTAATTGTATTTCTCATCTGTATTTATTCAATTGGGTGTTGCGCGTTCCGTAATAGCCGGAGATGTGAAACTGACTATCCTTATGGAAGGAATCGTATGAGCAAAGCTCGGCCAAGATGGGACTACTACTG GTGGAGATGGTGGAATGAGAGAAGAGACCAGCTTTATTAG